In a genomic window of Wyeomyia smithii strain HCP4-BCI-WySm-NY-G18 chromosome 1, ASM2978416v1, whole genome shotgun sequence:
- the LOC129720965 gene encoding uncharacterized protein LOC129720965 → MENKSDTEMDEVSTTRLPDKRRQQLTTNTRTIANVDLNAYAEQQTADFSSTTTNSKDEIFVLNYEGMGTGLSLEPIVLSESADSITQNPAQVVYLQPEMVHDNTTDSAVATAVLQNLNLILANQSKIMQVMTKLMTYEKYIRNMSFICGTSGKANGMDSCYKLVDFFLTRPFLLQCSWTGNSRPTGMNQSGVNEPGKVTETSKIALKFFKRFRALFLK, encoded by the exons ATGGAAAATAAATCTGATACGGAGATGGACGAGGTGAGCACGACCCGGCTTCCTGACAAAAGACGACAACAGTTGACAACAAACACACGAACGATTGCAAACGTAGATCTCAATGCATACGCTGAGCAGCAGACTGCCGATTTTTCCAGTACCACAACGAACAGCAAAGATGAAATATTTGTTCTTAATTATGAAGGG ATGGGAACAGGTCTAAGCTTAGAACCGATCGTGTTGTCCGAGTCTGCAGACAGCATTACACAGAATCCTGCTCAAGTCGTATACCTGCAGCCTGAAATGGTGCACGACAATACAACGGATAGTGCTGTTGCAACTGCTGTGCTGCAAAATCTTAATCTGATTTTGGCAAACCAGTCGAAGATCATGCAAGTTATGACGAAacttatgacttatgaaaaatatataagaaaTATGAGCTTTATATGCGGCACTAGTGGAAAAGCAAACGGAATGGACAGTTGTTATAAACTGGTCGATTTTTTCCTTACACGTCCATTTCTACTGCAATGTTCCTGGACCGGAAATTCGAGACCAACAGGAATGAATCAGTCCGGAGTAAACGAACCTGGCAAGGTAACTGAAACGAGTAAAATCGCTTTAAAGTTTTTCAAGAGATTTCGTGCGCTGTTTCTTAAGTAA